A single region of the Thermococcus sp. Bubb.Bath genome encodes:
- the yjjX gene encoding inosine/xanthosine triphosphatase: MKVAVGSTNPAKVEAVREVFREIYGEVEVVPMGVDSGVPDQPVGLEETIKGAINRAKLALEKTGADFGVGVEAGLYSVPETLTGYMDIQFCAIVDKEGRTTFGHGPGFEYPPGVIRRVFEEDVEVGIAMGELVNDRELKRKIGAIGVLTHGRLVRKELNKLAVLMALVPRLNPEWYGLG; this comes from the coding sequence ATGAAGGTCGCCGTCGGCTCAACGAATCCCGCCAAAGTTGAAGCGGTTAGGGAAGTCTTCAGAGAGATCTACGGAGAAGTAGAAGTAGTCCCCATGGGGGTAGACAGCGGCGTCCCAGACCAGCCGGTTGGACTCGAAGAGACGATAAAGGGAGCAATCAACAGGGCAAAACTGGCACTTGAAAAGACCGGGGCAGATTTTGGAGTGGGCGTTGAAGCGGGCCTCTATTCGGTTCCGGAAACCTTAACCGGTTACATGGACATCCAGTTTTGCGCAATAGTTGATAAGGAGGGAAGAACGACCTTTGGCCACGGGCCGGGCTTTGAATATCCTCCCGGCGTAATCAGGCGGGTGTTTGAGGAGGACGTTGAGGTTGGGATAGCGATGGGTGAACTCGTGAACGACCGGGAGCTGAAGAGAAAGATTGGGGCAATCGGCGTTTTAACCCACGGACGGCTCGTGAGAAAAGAGCTGAACAAGCTGGCCGTCCTGATGGCTTTAGTCCCAAGGCTAAACCCCGAATGGTACGGTTTGGGCTAG
- a CDS encoding creatininase family protein: MRLEELTWPEFDRIKEKFEAVILPVGSVEAHGRHLPLGTDVFSPVEIARRVEEKIEGRGRDVLVAPPVWYGHTFTLNVYPGTINVRPESLRMYVGDILSELVSEGFERIVLLNGHGGNIYPLTEAAEDVAELYPDVEIWLINWWIDFREEILSVCSSQGHAGEDETSVILAIRPELVCMDKARGRKTRTPVRIIKKDIGKDLFPDGVNDDPRNASAEKGEAILEAVSERIARLILGEE; encoded by the coding sequence ATGAGGCTTGAGGAGTTGACCTGGCCGGAGTTTGATAGAATAAAGGAAAAATTTGAGGCTGTAATCCTGCCTGTTGGGAGCGTTGAGGCCCACGGAAGGCACCTCCCCCTTGGAACCGACGTTTTCTCTCCCGTGGAGATAGCCCGCCGCGTTGAGGAAAAAATTGAGGGAAGAGGCAGGGACGTTCTGGTAGCCCCTCCCGTTTGGTACGGCCACACGTTCACCCTCAACGTCTACCCAGGGACCATAAACGTCAGACCGGAGTCGCTGAGGATGTACGTTGGGGATATCCTCTCGGAGCTGGTCTCGGAGGGTTTTGAGCGCATCGTGCTTCTGAACGGCCACGGGGGGAACATTTATCCCCTAACTGAGGCAGCGGAGGACGTCGCGGAGCTTTATCCGGACGTCGAGATATGGCTGATAAACTGGTGGATTGACTTCAGAGAGGAGATACTTTCAGTATGCTCAAGCCAGGGGCACGCTGGAGAGGATGAGACGTCCGTTATCCTTGCAATAAGGCCAGAGCTCGTCTGTATGGACAAGGCGAGGGGGAGAAAAACGCGCACTCCGGTTAGAATCATAAAGAAGGACATCGGCAAGGATCTCTTCCCGGACGGGGTTAACGACGACCCCAGGAACGCGAGCGCCGAGAAGGGCGAGGCCATACTGGAGGCAGTTTCGGAGAGGATTGCTCGACTCATCTTGGGAGAAGAGTGA
- a CDS encoding lysylphosphatidylglycerol synthase domain-containing protein — translation MKRNLRRALSLALTIILAIFLFFRISKEVMTIELSEVEPLYFFLASLFGVFAYLVSTAVWYFLLRGSSSVGFLQLLRLNLMNSYLSMTLNSAVGNIVKAKYAMDDWWMSLGVISMVTVFEILPGTVVGAAFGNYSMLPFAFLFLWALVHEDSLYRIVVLPFKRLGREDWAYRFYTGWKKAKKGRFVEALLISPLQPLFLSLALVSTARAFGVHVSLWRGLLGVTYSTVLGGALGTPGGIGGNELGVVMAMGSVPAGMTIAFTYKFLTQYIYAVAGIVPFYRIGVGEE, via the coding sequence TTGAAACGGAATCTCAGGAGGGCCCTCTCCCTTGCCCTCACGATAATCCTAGCCATCTTTCTCTTCTTCCGTATTTCAAAGGAGGTTATGACGATAGAGCTCTCAGAAGTTGAGCCTCTCTACTTCTTTTTGGCCTCTCTCTTTGGCGTGTTTGCGTACCTGGTTTCCACTGCTGTTTGGTATTTCCTCCTCAGGGGCTCTTCCTCCGTCGGTTTTCTCCAGCTCCTGAGGCTCAACCTTATGAACAGTTATCTTTCCATGACCCTGAATTCTGCAGTGGGGAACATAGTAAAGGCCAAATACGCCATGGACGACTGGTGGATGTCCTTAGGTGTAATAAGTATGGTGACTGTGTTTGAAATCTTGCCGGGAACGGTGGTCGGTGCTGCCTTTGGAAATTACTCAATGCTTCCCTTTGCCTTTCTCTTTCTCTGGGCACTAGTTCATGAGGACTCTTTGTACCGTATAGTAGTGCTTCCGTTTAAGCGGTTGGGGCGTGAAGACTGGGCATACCGCTTTTATACTGGCTGGAAAAAAGCCAAGAAGGGGCGCTTTGTCGAGGCCCTCCTCATCTCGCCCCTTCAGCCTTTATTTCTCTCCCTGGCTTTGGTTTCAACAGCCAGGGCATTTGGGGTTCATGTGTCTCTCTGGAGGGGGCTTCTGGGTGTCACGTACTCCACCGTCCTTGGAGGGGCCCTCGGGACTCCAGGTGGGATTGGTGGAAACGAGCTCGGCGTCGTCATGGCCATGGGTAGCGTTCCCGCGGGGATGACTATAGCCTTCACGTACAAGTTCCTTACCCAGTACATCTACGCGGTGGCGGGGATAGTCCCCTTTTACAGGATAGGCGTTGGAGAAGAGTGA
- the speE gene encoding polyamine aminopropyltransferase, whose amino-acid sequence MGFNNEDNAFIEWYPRGYGVGFKVRRRLFETQTDYQRLEIYETEGFGKLLVLDGTVQLVEVGEESYHEPLVHTVMLAHPNPRRILVIGGGDGGALREVLRHKTVEKATMVEIDDGVVEASYLYLDIAKDLLDRLIKGEEPRGKLIIGDGVKYLRETEERFDVIIVDSTDPVGPAKLLFSEEFFRDAYEKLNDRGLYITQAGSVYLFTNELMDAYRTMKNVFDRVYYFSFPVIGYASPWGFLVGVKGDIDFTKVDLERAKELDLYYYDPGRHETLFQMPRYIRKLLEEGD is encoded by the coding sequence ATGGGGTTCAACAATGAAGATAATGCCTTCATCGAATGGTATCCCCGCGGATACGGCGTGGGCTTTAAAGTGAGGAGGAGGCTCTTCGAGACCCAGACCGACTACCAGCGCCTGGAGATATATGAAACAGAAGGATTCGGGAAGCTGCTCGTCCTCGATGGGACGGTTCAGCTCGTGGAGGTTGGCGAGGAGAGCTACCACGAACCCCTTGTTCATACAGTGATGCTTGCCCATCCCAACCCGCGCAGGATTCTCGTCATAGGCGGCGGCGACGGCGGTGCCCTCCGCGAGGTTCTGAGGCACAAGACCGTTGAAAAGGCCACGATGGTTGAGATAGACGATGGGGTCGTCGAGGCTTCCTACCTCTACCTCGACATTGCCAAAGACCTTCTCGATAGACTAATAAAGGGAGAGGAGCCGAGGGGGAAGCTCATTATCGGCGATGGGGTTAAGTACCTCCGCGAAACCGAGGAGCGCTTTGACGTCATCATAGTTGACTCGACTGACCCGGTTGGCCCGGCCAAGCTTCTCTTCTCCGAGGAGTTCTTCAGGGACGCCTACGAGAAGCTCAACGATAGGGGACTCTACATAACCCAGGCTGGCAGCGTCTACCTCTTCACTAACGAGCTTATGGACGCGTACAGGACAATGAAGAATGTCTTTGACAGGGTTTACTACTTCAGCTTCCCCGTCATTGGCTACGCATCCCCGTGGGGCTTCCTGGTGGGAGTTAAGGGAGATATTGACTTCACGAAGGTCGACCTTGAGAGGGCCAAGGAACTCGACCTGTACTACTACGACCCGGGGAGGCACGAGACCCTCTTTCAGATGCCGCGTTACATCAGAAAGCTCCTGGAGGAGGGAGATTGA
- a CDS encoding pyruvoyl-dependent arginine decarboxylase: protein MSWTTPKRAFIGAASAEGGTKLNAFDNALLKLGIGNVNLVKLSSVIPAHIEWIEVVHNVPIGMLLPTVYAHIESDEPGMTISAALGVGISEGNEGGLIYEYSGYCTKEEAEEMVRKMVEEGFRVRGWKLKEFRVASAEITVEDKPAAALAAVVMFPY, encoded by the coding sequence ATGAGCTGGACGACCCCCAAGAGGGCGTTTATTGGTGCTGCTTCCGCAGAAGGAGGAACAAAGCTCAATGCGTTCGATAACGCTCTCCTCAAGCTCGGCATAGGGAACGTTAACCTCGTCAAGCTGAGCAGTGTCATTCCCGCGCACATCGAATGGATAGAGGTGGTCCACAACGTTCCCATAGGAATGCTCCTCCCGACCGTCTACGCCCACATAGAGAGCGATGAGCCGGGAATGACGATAAGCGCGGCCCTTGGTGTTGGCATAAGCGAGGGCAACGAAGGAGGCCTAATCTACGAGTACTCCGGCTACTGCACCAAGGAAGAGGCCGAAGAAATGGTCAGGAAGATGGTGGAGGAAGGCTTCAGGGTCAGGGGATGGAAGCTCAAGGAGTTCCGCGTTGCCTCGGCTGAGATAACGGTTGAGGACAAGCCGGCGGCTGCCCTGGCTGCGGTCGTGATGTTTCCCTACTGA
- a CDS encoding cation:proton antiporter, protein MAFGVIGYVFIIIAVARLFAELFEKIGYPGFLGEITAGLAIGVFFKGMPRSDMELLAELGVFFLMLYAGLELTPEEVRVGGRKSLPVYIITLLVMIVLTLPFTDYHLGVDTVVVASILSVASAPVVIRFTRFFGHDFLHIALSYAVISEVGTLTILYLGINVELYHPSPLRLAFELLLDGLFIGGLLAVNYVLGIKHRLWIITRLRRLRSDEAVFGMVMILATSLGLISEEIGLHFSIGAFLVGLMLHSDLVGTKQYERIYTIISGVTYGIFAPIFFAWRGINFDAELSLGVIYFFVVVYIVRLIMTTAFFWDGNARASLARAAGISSFGVLGLLVGEVGYSYGVLSEHLYAMTSLASILGIFVSASLGRIIQFLGNEEGA, encoded by the coding sequence GTGGCGTTTGGGGTCATAGGGTACGTCTTCATAATAATAGCCGTTGCGAGGCTCTTTGCCGAACTCTTTGAGAAAATCGGTTATCCAGGTTTTCTAGGAGAGATAACAGCGGGTCTGGCTATTGGCGTATTCTTCAAGGGTATGCCGCGCTCAGATATGGAGCTCCTGGCGGAGCTGGGCGTTTTCTTCCTCATGCTCTATGCGGGTCTGGAGCTAACCCCCGAAGAGGTTCGTGTCGGGGGAAGAAAGAGCCTTCCAGTTTACATCATCACCCTCCTGGTGATGATCGTCCTCACCCTTCCCTTCACGGACTATCATCTTGGAGTGGACACTGTTGTCGTGGCATCGATACTATCCGTGGCATCTGCCCCAGTTGTCATAAGGTTCACGCGCTTCTTCGGCCATGATTTCCTTCACATAGCGCTCTCATACGCCGTTATCAGCGAAGTCGGAACCCTCACCATTCTCTACCTAGGTATAAACGTGGAGCTTTACCACCCCAGCCCCCTAAGGCTTGCCTTCGAGCTCCTCTTGGACGGGCTTTTCATCGGGGGTCTGCTGGCGGTTAACTACGTCCTCGGAATAAAGCACAGACTGTGGATAATCACGAGACTGCGCAGGCTGAGGAGTGATGAGGCCGTTTTTGGTATGGTCATGATACTGGCCACTTCCCTCGGATTGATAAGCGAGGAGATAGGCCTCCACTTCAGCATAGGGGCGTTTCTCGTAGGCTTAATGCTCCACAGTGATCTGGTGGGAACCAAACAGTATGAGAGGATTTACACGATAATCTCGGGAGTTACCTACGGCATATTCGCCCCGATATTCTTCGCTTGGAGGGGGATAAACTTCGATGCCGAGCTGTCACTGGGGGTTATCTACTTCTTCGTGGTGGTATACATCGTCCGTCTTATCATGACCACTGCCTTTTTCTGGGATGGTAATGCTAGGGCCTCCCTCGCCAGGGCCGCTGGTATATCGAGCTTTGGCGTCCTCGGCCTCCTCGTTGGAGAAGTCGGCTACTCCTACGGTGTACTGAGCGAACACCTTTATGCCATGACTTCTCTAGCTAGCATACTCGGTATCTTCGTCTCAGCAAGCCTCGGCAGGATTATACAGTTCCTTGGGAACGAAGAGGGAGCGTGA
- a CDS encoding DUF2226 domain-containing protein — MKLPDVKPLKENIVVTSPGELLREIQEALSGASSVFIKALGKKGSSRYYITVLFDSSKVLAAEGQEIESGAVVKGNDAIELLRGMAAAPMVIDVYSLDEISTKLSIADNLDIYSETPKVPLDELFGGGPPAKPSAPPVQKAKPAPKPQPQHKHPEEKTPPVEKKVKETEETRKPTEEKPKLSSKPGEVEITIEIPGGENLEGALKEYAKLLIQEARRIRTLQLNRIEFSGELSGGVLYLNVHLCGHSEGQMREVAEKRMLHAISKHAPVILREADVKPILRDIRVSLDGKELKPQEIVEKDKKKTGKVGKDGKITLSVLEDVWTYFSAMTKTAVGEMRDAGIKVDAANFDVKGRREFEINVKLAVETSLTEDEAQRAIRDILNHHAKELGKTLDRYITVHTVDVEFVRKPAAVVTPSGSKVTSSKAAEILQKKADLEKEVEKLLRQAGVDELSFLTEEKKKESEQALLKSRIEPAMEVLKSRLHTELKLIPRVTFKWLKLNWDVKDSTVYVDIEASFLKEEVGGLFGSFSGVDEDKLKRDARETILRVIRDVSREYSITLKLQKLNVIVR; from the coding sequence ATGAAGCTGCCGGATGTCAAACCCCTTAAGGAGAACATAGTCGTGACCTCTCCAGGGGAACTGCTCAGAGAGATACAGGAGGCACTTTCAGGTGCAAGCTCCGTTTTTATCAAAGCCCTTGGAAAGAAAGGAAGTTCAAGGTATTACATAACGGTTCTTTTTGACAGCAGCAAGGTTTTGGCCGCAGAGGGTCAGGAGATTGAATCGGGTGCCGTTGTTAAAGGAAACGATGCCATAGAGCTCCTACGCGGAATGGCCGCTGCCCCTATGGTGATTGACGTTTATTCCCTTGACGAAATAAGCACTAAGCTCTCCATAGCTGATAATCTTGATATCTACAGTGAGACCCCGAAGGTCCCCCTGGATGAGCTCTTCGGTGGGGGGCCGCCGGCAAAACCTTCCGCACCCCCAGTTCAGAAAGCTAAACCCGCTCCAAAACCCCAACCTCAGCATAAACACCCTGAGGAGAAAACTCCCCCAGTGGAGAAGAAGGTTAAAGAAACTGAAGAAACAAGAAAACCCACTGAAGAGAAGCCCAAACTATCCTCAAAGCCAGGAGAGGTTGAGATAACCATTGAAATACCCGGCGGGGAAAACCTTGAGGGTGCTCTAAAGGAGTACGCCAAGCTCCTCATCCAGGAGGCCAGGAGGATAAGAACCCTTCAGCTCAACCGCATCGAGTTCTCCGGTGAGCTCTCCGGTGGGGTTCTCTACCTGAACGTCCACCTCTGTGGCCACAGTGAAGGGCAGATGAGAGAAGTAGCAGAGAAGAGGATGCTCCACGCCATAAGCAAACATGCTCCGGTGATACTGAGGGAGGCCGATGTCAAGCCAATCCTCAGGGATATACGCGTTTCTCTCGATGGGAAGGAACTGAAACCGCAGGAAATCGTTGAGAAAGACAAGAAGAAGACAGGAAAAGTGGGCAAGGACGGAAAGATAACACTCTCTGTCCTTGAGGACGTGTGGACGTACTTCAGCGCAATGACCAAGACCGCTGTCGGTGAGATGAGGGATGCAGGAATCAAGGTGGATGCCGCCAACTTTGATGTTAAGGGTCGCAGGGAGTTCGAAATAAACGTCAAGCTCGCGGTTGAGACCTCACTGACGGAAGACGAAGCCCAGAGGGCAATCCGGGACATACTGAACCACCATGCCAAGGAGCTCGGAAAGACGCTGGATCGCTACATAACCGTTCATACGGTTGATGTGGAGTTCGTAAGGAAGCCTGCCGCGGTTGTAACACCTTCCGGATCCAAGGTGACGTCCAGCAAAGCAGCCGAGATACTCCAGAAGAAGGCAGACCTTGAGAAGGAAGTAGAGAAGCTCCTTCGACAGGCAGGAGTAGACGAGCTCTCATTCCTAACTGAGGAGAAGAAGAAGGAAAGCGAGCAGGCACTTTTGAAGAGCAGGATTGAGCCCGCCATGGAAGTCCTTAAGAGCAGGCTCCACACCGAGCTTAAGCTTATTCCAAGGGTTACCTTCAAGTGGCTCAAGCTCAACTGGGACGTCAAGGACTCAACTGTCTATGTTGACATCGAGGCATCCTTCCTTAAGGAGGAGGTTGGGGGGCTCTTCGGCTCGTTTTCCGGTGTAGATGAGGATAAACTAAAGAGGGACGCCAGGGAGACAATACTCCGCGTCATCAGGGATGTTTCAAGGGAATACAGCATCACTCTAAAGCTCCAGAAGCTGAACGTTATCGTCAGGTGA
- a CDS encoding DHH family phosphoesterase, producing the protein MRILVLGGGSIGRQIAESLKGEFEIIIVEKDEIRAKSLAESGFNVVQGDFSYTATLLKAGVDRADAVVITTRDLETAKKTVYVIRTNNGGVPIITLLPDDMPKETLEDVILEEFEKEVHVDHGIYPQKAITEAFLRTLLELGERKNALMLYKKLQELKGKGDSLLILTHDNPDPDAISAAVALSVIAQNAGLKTTIAHGGEITHHENQAFVNLLGVHLRKASRGSYEIRKHPFIALVDCQPNGNLTVLDPDDLPRVQVIIDHHQVFQHLHELLPDGAFLDIRPEVKSSAAILTEYIKSLNITPSENLATALFYGIYTDTKKFSKLSHVDLKAIEFLAGRVNHELLDRIEHPDISTETAEILARAILNRRAYKNVVVSNVGFIRNRDALAESADFLLRLEGISTVLVFGIVDDYIEMSARTRDVRVNIGAVMKEAFSNIGSGGGHATMGGARIPLGLFKLAKDKNSLLRLAEEAITEKFLEALHVKEG; encoded by the coding sequence ATGAGAATCCTAGTGCTGGGGGGCGGCAGTATTGGCCGTCAGATAGCCGAATCCCTCAAGGGAGAGTTTGAGATAATCATCGTCGAGAAGGACGAAATCAGGGCCAAATCACTGGCCGAAAGTGGCTTCAACGTGGTGCAGGGAGACTTTTCATACACCGCCACGCTCCTGAAAGCGGGCGTTGATAGGGCTGATGCAGTCGTCATAACCACGAGAGACCTGGAAACAGCGAAAAAAACTGTGTATGTAATCAGAACCAATAACGGGGGAGTTCCAATAATAACCCTCCTCCCCGATGACATGCCGAAGGAGACACTGGAGGACGTTATCCTTGAGGAGTTCGAGAAGGAAGTGCACGTTGACCACGGCATCTATCCACAGAAGGCCATTACCGAAGCGTTCCTTCGCACCCTACTCGAGCTGGGGGAGAGAAAGAACGCACTCATGCTATATAAAAAGCTCCAGGAGCTAAAAGGAAAGGGGGATTCCCTCCTCATCCTGACCCATGACAATCCCGACCCCGACGCCATATCTGCCGCCGTAGCTCTCTCCGTCATAGCCCAGAACGCCGGTTTGAAAACGACCATAGCCCACGGGGGCGAGATCACCCACCACGAGAACCAAGCCTTTGTGAACCTCCTCGGGGTTCACCTTAGGAAGGCCTCCCGCGGTTCATACGAGATAAGAAAGCACCCGTTCATAGCCCTAGTGGACTGCCAGCCCAACGGCAACCTGACGGTTTTGGATCCCGACGACCTCCCCAGGGTGCAGGTGATAATAGACCACCACCAGGTGTTCCAGCACCTCCACGAGCTCCTGCCCGACGGTGCCTTCCTGGATATAAGGCCGGAGGTCAAGTCCTCCGCGGCGATACTGACGGAGTACATAAAGTCCCTCAACATAACGCCCTCCGAGAACCTCGCGACTGCCCTCTTCTATGGAATCTACACGGACACTAAGAAGTTCTCAAAGCTGAGCCACGTCGATTTGAAGGCGATAGAGTTCCTGGCCGGGCGCGTCAACCACGAACTCCTAGATAGAATAGAACACCCGGACATCTCAACAGAAACTGCGGAAATACTGGCAAGGGCCATACTCAACAGGAGGGCATACAAAAATGTCGTCGTTTCCAACGTAGGTTTCATAAGGAATAGGGACGCCCTGGCAGAATCGGCGGATTTCCTCTTGAGGCTGGAAGGGATAAGCACTGTCCTGGTCTTTGGTATAGTGGACGATTATATAGAGATGTCGGCGAGAACGAGGGATGTCCGCGTGAACATAGGGGCCGTCATGAAGGAGGCCTTCAGCAATATCGGGAGCGGGGGAGGGCACGCCACGATGGGCGGTGCCAGGATCCCCCTGGGACTCTTCAAGCTCGCGAAGGACAAGAACTCATTGCTGAGGCTCGCCGAGGAAGCTATAACCGAGAAGTTTCTCGAAGCCCTTCACGTTAAGGAAGGCTGA